The Bacillus sp. Y1 genome has a window encoding:
- a CDS encoding DUF2935 domain-containing protein, whose protein sequence is MAKNFRQEALFELNFWLQVLGDHARFIHDSLAPSETQYISQANNFIALFDQLLTISRRQPTGEELMQLLHRANQAGTEIRELKLTLVREHLVGEVKITLPPSFLSHMVNELEEALRVFSFFLKGEIPPTVHPLHHDLLWLLDAAGHAGAIDANLDSVEKNLKEKGREFTKDWEHFYLKAVEMAGYLRANVYSFPALSRFHKEIELEMEIFKSFLRELEEMELNKETLGVLTPLMADHMAREECYYLMKLAETTEVNDPNCDPTKPRTTN, encoded by the coding sequence TTGGCCAAGAACTTTCGTCAAGAAGCACTATTTGAATTGAATTTTTGGTTACAGGTACTTGGAGACCACGCACGATTTATCCATGATTCTTTAGCACCTTCGGAAACTCAGTACATCAGCCAAGCGAATAACTTCATTGCGTTATTTGATCAACTATTAACGATATCACGTAGACAGCCTACTGGTGAGGAACTTATGCAGCTGCTACATAGAGCCAATCAAGCGGGAACAGAAATTAGAGAACTGAAACTCACCTTGGTACGAGAGCATTTGGTGGGAGAAGTGAAAATTACTTTACCACCATCTTTTCTAAGTCATATGGTCAATGAGCTAGAAGAGGCATTGAGAGTATTCTCATTTTTTCTTAAAGGAGAAATTCCTCCAACCGTTCATCCGTTACATCATGATTTATTGTGGCTATTAGATGCGGCAGGACATGCGGGGGCCATAGATGCCAACTTAGATAGTGTGGAAAAGAATCTCAAAGAAAAAGGGCGAGAGTTCACAAAGGACTGGGAGCATTTTTATTTAAAGGCTGTCGAGATGGCGGGTTACTTGCGTGCGAATGTGTATTCTTTCCCTGCATTAAGTCGTTTTCACAAAGAAATTGAATTAGAAATGGAGATTTTCAAAAGTTTTTTAAGAGAGTTAGAGGAAATGGAGTTAAACAAAGAAACTCTCGGAGTATTAACGCCCCTTATGGCGGATCATATGGCTCGAGAGGAATGTTATTATTTAATGAAGCTTGCTGAGACAACAGAAGTGAACGATCCTAATTGCGATCCAACCAAACCAAGGACAACAAATTAG
- a CDS encoding AEC family transporter yields the protein MELLFVVLSALSVIGVGYIGQRTIGFDRKAISAMALYLMQPFLAFRTFYTNAITMEYLYILLFCVLLCIGMIVIVQITATVKKLPRSRHSAMVLSGVFMNSGNYGVPIILLAFGNVGVDYAVIMMVIQSFLMSTIGVYYAGKGSERGYSIKQSILNILKMPMIYGSVLGIVLQLLTLPVPEMIMKPIDLIADATIPTIMLVLGMQLGAITKKNVSIGDVSTIMIQRMLISPALALLLVWLLPIEGMLAQVLIVLSAMPSAANTMMLSLEFGTEPDLVSYSTLVTTLLSILSVPVMLMLVM from the coding sequence ATGGAACTATTATTCGTTGTATTATCAGCTTTATCTGTGATCGGAGTTGGGTATATCGGTCAAAGGACCATTGGATTTGATCGAAAGGCGATTTCTGCCATGGCATTATATTTAATGCAGCCTTTTTTGGCATTTCGAACCTTTTATACTAATGCAATTACCATGGAATATTTGTATATCCTGCTGTTTTGTGTTCTTCTTTGTATAGGGATGATTGTTATTGTTCAAATTACAGCAACAGTAAAAAAACTACCTCGTTCAAGGCACTCTGCCATGGTGCTTTCAGGAGTATTTATGAACAGTGGGAACTATGGTGTCCCCATTATCTTACTTGCTTTTGGTAACGTGGGTGTTGATTATGCCGTTATCATGATGGTCATACAATCCTTCCTTATGAGTACAATTGGGGTGTATTATGCTGGAAAAGGAAGCGAGAGAGGATATTCGATCAAACAATCAATTTTAAATATTTTAAAAATGCCGATGATATATGGCTCTGTCTTGGGAATAGTTCTTCAACTCTTAACCCTGCCAGTACCAGAAATGATCATGAAGCCTATCGATCTGATTGCCGATGCAACCATTCCGACTATTATGCTTGTACTAGGTATGCAACTGGGTGCTATTACAAAGAAGAATGTTAGTATCGGAGACGTTTCTACTATTATGATCCAACGTATGCTTATTTCTCCTGCCTTGGCTTTACTCTTAGTATGGCTACTACCCATAGAAGGAATGCTTGCCCAAGTTCTTATTGTTCTATCAGCCATGCCTTCAGCAGCAAATACCATGATGCTATCGCTTGAATTTGGAACAGAGCCAGATCTTGTTTCTTATAGTACGTTAGTTACGACCTTGTTAAGTATATTATCGGTTCCGGTGATGTTGATGTTAGTGATGTGA